Within Hevea brasiliensis isolate MT/VB/25A 57/8 unplaced genomic scaffold, ASM3005281v1 Scaf362, whole genome shotgun sequence, the genomic segment ATCATCAGATAGAGCGTCTTCAATCTCTTCATTTTTTTGTTGAATATTCAACTTACTTCATGATGCTTGAATCCCTTCCAACTCCATTGCAACTTCTTTCATTGTAGGTCGCTTCTTTCCATTCAAATTTAAGCATCGTTTTGCAAGATTAGCAACTTCAATAATTTCTTCCTCATGGCAGGGCTACAAAATGCGAGAATCAATGATATCAATGAGTTTATACTCTTCCATCAAAAGAATAAAATGTTTGGCTAAACTCACGATTTCTTCTGAGCTTCTTGAACAAATTGGTTTTTCTCCACTCAAAAGCTCTACCAGAACTACTCCGAAACTAAAAACATCACTCTTGTCTATAAACTGACAGGATTGAAAGTACTCTGGATCCAAATAACCAAAA encodes:
- the LOC110670240 gene encoding wall-associated receptor kinase-like 2; its protein translation is MRVQIAGEVAGALAHLHSAASIPIYHRDIKSTNVLLDEKNRAKVSDFGTSRSISINQTHLTTRVQGTFGYLDPEYFQSCQFIDKSDVFSFGVVLVELLSGEKPICSRSSEEIPCHEEEIIEVANLAKRCLNLNGKKRPTMKEVAMELEGIQAS